A genomic window from Sphingobacterium sp. BN32 includes:
- a CDS encoding IPT/TIG domain-containing protein, giving the protein MKIRSLLMMPLGFLLLLAGCKDEETLKKSEHDPSKPIVLSSYFPLEGGARTKILLDGENFGTDPSKIKVYFNKAKASIISSSGNRIYAIVPRMPGADPKISVVVGKDSLVYENTFIYHTQAQVSTVTGNGQKNFKPGVLSEAEVYGKYLELDAEGNIFMSWRDGGNPATFGVARINERENIVTPLIEAQAATRILYANGLTVDRATGMLTAAHESTKEVIFTFDPREAWYPRQRNVKYSTADLTSIVDADRYKNFITFCPYDGHLYTRYRDGKIAKINPETMEAKIVHQGPYGSQYGQAINPKKPWLLYITLHSNATPIEFRQGISVLDLRDPNGTGGFKRMNAPGGSAFRDGPIEDALFNYPKDIKFDNDGNMFVADYGNHCIRMVSADNIVTTVAGRPGTFGYKDGGPAESLFNQPWGVAVNEQGDIYIADWSNARIRKLVIE; this is encoded by the coding sequence ATGAAAATTCGTAGTTTACTAATGATGCCTCTCGGATTTTTGCTTCTGCTCGCAGGGTGCAAAGACGAAGAGACTTTGAAGAAAAGTGAGCATGATCCTTCCAAGCCGATTGTGCTTAGCTCGTACTTTCCGTTAGAGGGCGGAGCGAGGACCAAAATACTTTTAGATGGTGAAAACTTTGGAACTGACCCATCTAAAATTAAAGTCTACTTCAACAAAGCGAAGGCTTCCATTATTTCTTCCAGCGGCAATCGCATTTATGCTATTGTACCGCGCATGCCTGGGGCCGACCCTAAGATTTCGGTGGTCGTGGGTAAAGATTCATTAGTTTATGAGAATACTTTCATTTATCATACGCAAGCGCAGGTTAGTACAGTAACTGGGAATGGGCAAAAGAATTTTAAACCGGGGGTATTATCGGAAGCAGAGGTATATGGTAAATACTTGGAATTGGATGCGGAAGGCAATATTTTCATGTCCTGGCGCGATGGCGGTAACCCTGCTACCTTTGGTGTAGCTAGAATAAATGAGCGGGAAAACATCGTTACCCCATTAATTGAAGCTCAGGCTGCTACAAGAATTCTATACGCGAATGGATTAACGGTCGACCGTGCAACAGGGATGTTGACTGCAGCACACGAGTCGACGAAGGAGGTGATTTTTACATTTGACCCTCGCGAAGCGTGGTACCCCCGTCAACGAAATGTGAAATATTCTACCGCTGACCTAACATCTATTGTTGATGCAGATCGCTATAAGAACTTTATTACTTTTTGTCCCTATGATGGACACCTCTACACGCGTTATCGTGATGGTAAAATAGCGAAGATCAACCCCGAAACAATGGAGGCAAAGATCGTCCATCAAGGCCCCTATGGTTCGCAATATGGGCAAGCAATAAACCCTAAAAAACCTTGGCTATTATATATCACTTTACACTCCAATGCAACCCCTATTGAATTTCGACAAGGGATTTCTGTGCTCGACCTTCGCGATCCCAACGGAACGGGAGGTTTCAAACGAATGAATGCACCAGGAGGTAGTGCTTTTCGGGATGGTCCGATTGAAGATGCTTTATTCAATTATCCTAAGGACATCAAATTCGATAACGATGGGAACATGTTTGTGGCAGACTATGGGAACCATTGTATCCGAATGGTATCGGCAGATAATATCGTAACAACGGTTGCCGGCCGACCTGGAACATTTGGCTATAAAGACGGTGGTCCTGCTGAATCATTATTTAATCAACCTTGGGGTGTTGCGGTGAATGAACAAGGCGATATCTATATCGCAGATTGGAGCAACGCTAGAATCCGCAAACTTGTTATTGAGTAG
- a CDS encoding GH92 family glycosyl hydrolase, with the protein MRLKLLATAFLLGSSILSTYAQKIGKIERPIDMVSTLVGTQSTYFLSSGNTYPAVAMPWGMNFWSPQTGKMGDGWMYTYTAEKIRGIKQTHQPSPWMNDYGQFSVMAMVGNKTFDQDKRASYFSHKAEVAKPHYYSVYLADYDTKVEVTPTERASYFRFTFPKTDSAFVLLDAFDKGSYVEIIPREQKIIGYSTKNSGGVPDNFKNYFVMEFDRPFANVATFADSVLTDGRLKIQANHVGALVGFKTANAGEKLLVKVASSFISPEQANLNLKELDNTSFDEQVAKGEERWNSELAKIQVEGGSIDQIRTFYSALYRSLLFPRMFYEIDAAGQVVHYSPYNGKVLPGYMFTDTGFWDTFRCLFPFLNLMYPDVNEKIQEGLANAYREGGWLPEWASPGYRNIMVGNNSASIVADAWIKGVKSKDIETLYEAVKKGANNAGPMTAVGRAGATYYNELGYVPYDVKIHENAARSLEYAYDDFAIYQLAKSLNKPQEELDFYQKRSFNYKKLFDPSTGLMRGKNKDGSWATPFNPFKWGDAFTEGNSWHYSWSVFQDIEGLANLMGGHAAMEIKLDSVFHLPPVFDDSYYGFPIHEIREMQIANMGQYAHGNQPIQHMIYLYNHVGAPWKAQYWLRETMNRMYSPNPDGYCGDEDNGQTSAWYVFTAMGFYPVTPATDEYVLGSPIFDKVTISLNSGKKVIIETKDNSDQNRYIQSMKFNGKNYSKNFIKHSEVMKGANLSFDMGAEPNKKRGVSRGDLPFSLSK; encoded by the coding sequence ATGCGATTAAAACTTCTTGCTACAGCTTTCCTATTGGGGAGCTCTATCCTTAGCACTTACGCACAAAAGATAGGGAAAATCGAACGTCCCATTGATATGGTTAGTACGCTCGTTGGTACACAATCTACATATTTTCTTTCCAGTGGTAACACTTATCCAGCCGTCGCAATGCCTTGGGGCATGAACTTCTGGAGCCCACAGACCGGCAAGATGGGAGATGGGTGGATGTATACTTATACGGCTGAAAAAATAAGAGGAATCAAACAAACTCACCAGCCTTCGCCTTGGATGAACGACTATGGGCAATTCTCAGTGATGGCGATGGTTGGCAATAAAACCTTTGATCAGGATAAACGCGCTAGTTATTTTTCTCATAAAGCAGAAGTTGCAAAGCCGCACTACTATTCCGTCTATCTGGCTGATTATGACACCAAAGTCGAAGTAACTCCGACGGAAAGAGCATCATATTTCCGTTTTACATTTCCTAAGACAGATTCTGCTTTCGTCCTGCTCGATGCTTTCGACAAGGGCTCCTATGTCGAGATCATCCCTCGCGAGCAGAAGATCATCGGCTATAGCACTAAGAATAGCGGCGGAGTTCCGGATAATTTCAAGAACTACTTTGTTATGGAGTTCGACCGTCCATTTGCGAACGTTGCAACCTTCGCTGACTCCGTGTTAACCGATGGCCGCCTGAAGATACAAGCGAATCATGTAGGCGCCCTGGTTGGTTTTAAAACCGCAAATGCCGGGGAAAAGCTGCTCGTTAAAGTGGCATCGTCCTTCATCAGTCCCGAACAAGCTAATCTCAATCTTAAAGAACTCGATAACACTAGCTTTGACGAACAGGTAGCAAAGGGCGAAGAACGTTGGAATAGCGAGCTCGCAAAGATACAGGTGGAAGGTGGAAGCATCGATCAGATCCGCACCTTTTATTCGGCTTTGTATCGCTCGCTTTTGTTTCCGCGTATGTTTTATGAAATTGATGCTGCAGGCCAGGTCGTTCACTACTCACCCTATAACGGAAAAGTGCTTCCAGGCTATATGTTTACCGATACAGGCTTTTGGGATACCTTCCGTTGTCTTTTTCCATTCCTGAATTTGATGTATCCGGATGTGAATGAGAAGATACAAGAGGGACTTGCAAATGCTTACAGAGAGGGCGGATGGCTACCGGAATGGGCGAGCCCGGGCTATAGAAATATTATGGTTGGAAATAACTCTGCGTCGATTGTTGCAGATGCCTGGATAAAAGGTGTTAAATCGAAGGATATTGAAACCTTATATGAAGCTGTTAAGAAGGGCGCAAATAATGCAGGACCGATGACGGCTGTAGGGCGCGCAGGCGCGACATATTACAATGAGTTAGGCTATGTACCGTATGATGTAAAAATACATGAAAATGCTGCTCGCTCGCTGGAATACGCATACGACGATTTTGCTATCTATCAATTAGCCAAATCGCTAAATAAACCTCAGGAGGAACTTGACTTTTATCAGAAACGTTCTTTCAACTATAAAAAGCTATTCGATCCTTCCACCGGGCTGATGCGCGGAAAAAACAAGGACGGTTCTTGGGCTACACCATTCAATCCATTTAAGTGGGGCGATGCCTTTACTGAGGGCAATAGTTGGCATTATAGCTGGTCGGTATTTCAAGATATCGAAGGATTAGCGAATCTGATGGGCGGTCATGCGGCCATGGAAATTAAACTAGACTCTGTATTTCATCTTCCTCCGGTATTCGACGATTCTTATTATGGCTTCCCTATACACGAGATCCGTGAAATGCAGATTGCCAATATGGGGCAGTATGCACATGGAAACCAACCTATACAGCACATGATCTATTTGTATAATCATGTTGGAGCACCTTGGAAAGCACAATACTGGTTACGAGAGACGATGAATAGAATGTATTCCCCAAATCCCGATGGCTACTGTGGCGATGAAGATAATGGACAAACTTCTGCTTGGTATGTCTTTACAGCAATGGGCTTCTATCCCGTGACGCCAGCTACCGATGAGTATGTTTTAGGATCACCCATATTTGATAAGGTGACCATCAGTTTAAACAGTGGCAAGAAAGTCATTATAGAAACAAAGGACAACTCCGATCAGAATCGCTATATCCAAAGCATGAAATTCAACGGCAAAAACTATAGCAAAAACTTTATCAAGCATAGCGAAGTCATGAAAGGTGCAAACCTCAGCTTTGATATGGGCGCAGAACCTAATAAAAAGCGAGGCGTGAGCAGAGGAGATCTGCCGTTTTCATTGTCTAAATAG
- a CDS encoding NAD(P)H-quinone oxidoreductase, which yields MKAIVITSFGGPKVLKIQERPDPIPQKHELLIRVKAAGINRPDVFQRKGNYPAPEGVAADIPGLEVSGIVEALGAEATNFKVGDEVMALLAGGGYAELVVVNEGMCMAKPSNVSFVEAAGLPETLFTVWHNVFQRGKLQSGENFLVHGGAGGIGTTAIQLAKAFGAHVYTTVGSIDKKLLTEGLGATKAVIYKDEDFVEALADIGMDVILDSIGGEYFAKNIKIMNPDGRLVYINAMQGAKVELNLLKLMQKRISLTGSTLRARDIAFKSSLAQEVEEKVIPLIANGTFKVEVSQVFDYRNAEEAHRQIERKDHFGKIILSFEG from the coding sequence ATGAAAGCCATTGTAATTACTTCGTTTGGAGGACCGAAGGTATTAAAAATCCAAGAACGCCCAGATCCAATCCCTCAAAAACATGAGCTGTTGATCCGTGTGAAAGCTGCGGGTATTAACCGTCCAGATGTATTTCAACGAAAAGGCAATTATCCCGCGCCTGAGGGCGTTGCTGCGGACATACCAGGCTTAGAGGTTTCCGGTATCGTCGAAGCGCTAGGGGCAGAGGCGACCAACTTCAAAGTAGGCGATGAGGTCATGGCATTATTGGCTGGTGGCGGATACGCCGAGCTTGTTGTGGTAAACGAAGGGATGTGCATGGCGAAGCCTAGCAATGTCAGCTTCGTCGAAGCCGCTGGGCTTCCCGAGACTTTATTCACCGTATGGCATAACGTTTTTCAGCGCGGCAAGTTGCAGAGCGGAGAGAATTTTCTGGTACATGGCGGAGCAGGGGGAATCGGCACAACTGCGATACAGCTCGCAAAAGCATTTGGTGCTCATGTTTATACTACGGTTGGCAGCATCGATAAAAAGCTTCTCACAGAGGGATTAGGCGCTACTAAAGCAGTAATATACAAAGATGAAGATTTTGTCGAGGCATTGGCGGACATCGGCATGGATGTCATTCTAGATTCGATTGGAGGAGAATACTTTGCAAAGAACATAAAAATCATGAATCCCGATGGGCGCTTGGTTTATATCAATGCGATGCAGGGAGCCAAGGTGGAACTGAACCTTTTAAAACTTATGCAAAAGCGGATAAGCCTTACAGGCTCAACACTTCGGGCGCGGGATATTGCTTTTAAATCATCGCTTGCACAAGAGGTTGAAGAAAAAGTTATCCCACTTATAGCAAATGGAACCTTCAAAGTAGAAGTCAGTCAGGTATTCGATTATCGAAATGCGGAGGAAGCTCATCGTCAAATCGAGCGTAAAGATCATTTCGGCAAAATTATCCTTTCTTTCGAGGGCTAA
- a CDS encoding outer membrane beta-barrel protein: protein MHNLYYILTVLMVCLSISPKLHAQEGARSIEGLVVDTIGMGLKGVSVRLSSTADTIVVTTNANGFYRINKIKGEHISVTYSMLGHQIVKKTFPSNRFIDQIFAPKVTLHPQANIIPEVRVVKYIPIVNKGDTVQFNMKAFSFPERSLLEEALKNIPGFQVLRDGTLFYNGQIITQVQVDGRKFFGGDVQTATRNLPAEFVKQIEVINDYGVASTEKGIKNNEPEKIININLEENKKKITFGQGTIGGGTRERYLGSLGINKFNDGQEVSVVGSLNNTNTSLFAFGSPNGAGGRATSLGEFGDYADQSDGLNKLGSIGVNFTDNWGKDIQISGGYNYQSRQNLTEGNSLLTSSFSNFKIHKKEDYSTTTLDNYHKLFFEINSKFKNQDIFKIKPTITYNRTFVDNNKYTTRQNYRVSESGEQKDSSVNSTPTAEVLMFYSKYFKKPGRKLVGDFRFNFQTIGKDERVNESYVIYDTTSVNPSISMFEQEQIVDARNDLNTIKSSISYVEPFLKHSLLELSYDIDITDIEARRVVRKEPFEIIDSLGVEYAYQFRSFKTGLNYQYEPNNRFRVNLGFSVQPLSLEGKVKGDTATYNYSNVNLIPTTNIRYKVNDELDLQFSYLGKNNQPNFLHISPVRDNSNSRNIIVGNPALKAEFYNKISTSLRKFVTNRGQYFETSFAYTFINNKIVSTKKSVSKESTIQETSFENTNGYYDVRWNYLFNTPFINDNFQLDLNGDVEYYNNLSFIDSRKSTTRQVLFNQNLQFRYNWNEYFESVFNTNYFLNRAIYELPYRNKIAAHSFLLSLGGKGYISNKFVLGAEMSQRFYKGYVSELSDVNPTIINTYLEYTFMKNNLALLRLQCYDLLDQNKNVGVLTEYAGNDVFESRNNRLGRYLMLTLNIRLQSYPNKK from the coding sequence GTGCATAATCTGTATTATATCTTGACCGTGCTGATGGTCTGCCTTTCAATCTCTCCAAAGCTGCATGCGCAAGAAGGCGCCAGAAGCATTGAGGGACTGGTGGTAGATACCATTGGTATGGGACTTAAAGGAGTTTCAGTGCGCTTAAGCAGTACCGCAGATACGATTGTGGTGACGACGAATGCAAATGGTTTCTATCGAATCAATAAGATTAAGGGTGAACATATCAGTGTTACTTATAGTATGCTGGGGCACCAAATTGTCAAAAAGACCTTTCCTTCCAACCGATTTATAGATCAGATATTCGCGCCCAAGGTTACTCTCCACCCGCAGGCCAACATAATCCCTGAAGTTCGCGTAGTGAAGTATATTCCTATTGTCAATAAGGGGGATACTGTTCAGTTTAATATGAAAGCTTTTTCATTTCCAGAACGATCCTTGCTGGAGGAAGCATTAAAGAATATTCCTGGCTTCCAAGTGTTACGTGACGGGACTCTATTTTATAATGGGCAAATAATCACCCAGGTGCAAGTGGATGGTCGGAAGTTCTTTGGAGGTGATGTACAAACGGCGACTAGAAATCTCCCTGCGGAGTTCGTAAAGCAAATTGAAGTGATCAATGATTATGGTGTGGCATCGACAGAGAAAGGAATTAAGAATAACGAGCCAGAGAAGATTATCAATATCAATCTAGAGGAAAACAAAAAGAAAATTACATTCGGACAAGGGACTATTGGCGGTGGAACGCGCGAGCGATATCTCGGTAGCTTGGGCATCAACAAATTTAATGATGGCCAGGAAGTCTCAGTTGTCGGGTCGTTAAATAATACCAATACGAGTTTGTTTGCATTTGGATCACCCAACGGCGCCGGGGGAAGAGCGACCTCTTTGGGTGAGTTTGGCGACTATGCAGATCAATCCGATGGATTGAATAAGTTGGGCTCCATAGGGGTCAACTTTACCGATAATTGGGGAAAAGACATACAGATATCCGGAGGCTATAACTACCAGAGCCGTCAAAACCTGACGGAAGGTAACTCGCTATTAACATCTTCTTTCAGCAACTTTAAAATACATAAGAAAGAGGATTATAGTACGACCACCTTGGATAACTATCATAAGTTGTTTTTTGAAATTAATTCTAAGTTCAAGAATCAGGATATATTTAAGATTAAGCCGACGATCACATACAACAGAACTTTTGTCGATAACAATAAATACACGACGCGTCAGAACTACAGAGTAAGTGAGAGCGGTGAGCAAAAGGATAGTTCGGTAAATTCTACGCCGACAGCGGAGGTTCTGATGTTCTATTCCAAGTATTTCAAGAAGCCCGGTAGAAAGTTGGTCGGCGATTTTCGATTTAATTTCCAAACGATAGGAAAAGATGAACGTGTGAACGAAAGCTACGTCATCTATGATACAACCAGTGTGAATCCCTCGATCAGCATGTTTGAACAAGAACAGATTGTTGATGCGAGAAATGACCTCAATACGATAAAATCATCTATTTCGTATGTAGAGCCTTTCTTAAAACACAGTCTTTTGGAATTGTCGTATGATATTGATATCACGGATATCGAAGCGCGCCGTGTGGTAAGAAAAGAACCGTTCGAAATAATCGATTCGTTAGGCGTCGAGTATGCGTATCAATTTAGAAGCTTTAAAACAGGCTTAAACTATCAATACGAGCCCAACAATAGATTCCGTGTGAATCTGGGCTTTTCCGTACAACCTCTTAGCCTGGAGGGAAAAGTTAAAGGAGATACAGCAACGTATAACTACAGCAATGTAAACCTGATTCCGACAACAAACATTCGATACAAGGTGAATGACGAGCTGGATCTGCAGTTCTCTTATCTCGGCAAAAACAATCAGCCCAATTTCTTGCACATCTCTCCGGTTCGTGATAACTCCAATTCCCGAAACATTATCGTCGGTAACCCTGCGTTGAAGGCGGAATTCTATAATAAGATATCCACAAGTTTGCGGAAGTTTGTTACCAATAGGGGACAATATTTTGAAACCAGCTTTGCTTATACTTTCATCAATAATAAGATCGTCAGCACGAAGAAGTCCGTATCGAAAGAGTCGACCATACAGGAAACGTCTTTTGAAAACACAAACGGATATTATGATGTTCGATGGAACTATCTGTTCAATACGCCGTTTATCAACGACAATTTCCAACTCGATTTGAATGGAGATGTAGAATATTACAACAATCTTTCGTTTATCGATTCGAGAAAAAGTACGACCCGGCAAGTGCTTTTCAATCAGAACCTGCAATTTCGCTATAATTGGAATGAGTATTTTGAGTCGGTTTTCAATACCAATTATTTCCTAAACAGGGCTATTTACGAATTGCCTTATCGCAATAAAATTGCAGCGCATTCCTTTCTATTGAGCCTAGGGGGCAAAGGTTATATCAGCAACAAGTTTGTCTTAGGCGCGGAGATGTCACAACGTTTCTATAAAGGATACGTGAGTGAGTTAAGTGACGTCAATCCAACGATCATCAACACTTATCTGGAGTATACATTCATGAAGAATAATTTAGCATTGCTACGCTTGCAATGCTATGATTTGTTGGATCAAAATAAGAACGTGGGTGTATTGACCGAGTATGCCGGGAATGACGTTTTCGAATCTAGAAACAATCGATTGGGAAGATATTTAATGTTGACTCTCAATATTAGATTGCAATCCTATCCAAATAAAAAATAA
- a CDS encoding ferritin, whose protein sequence is MKDLLKLKTSISEEIENILNAQVKVEAHSSSLYLAMSAWCDDQGLDNAAAFFAKQSDEERAHMLKIFNYISARGGRAISPEVTNVPVDFESFRGVFEQTLEQEMFVTEQFNKIADKCMKAKDFVTFNFIQWFLEEQVEEEYVARRILELFDVIGEEGTGRWEIDRHLVKVTFDGE, encoded by the coding sequence ATGAAAGATTTATTGAAATTAAAAACATCCATCTCTGAGGAGATTGAAAACATATTAAATGCACAAGTTAAAGTTGAAGCACACTCATCATCATTGTACTTAGCCATGTCAGCATGGTGTGACGATCAAGGATTAGATAACGCAGCTGCATTCTTCGCAAAGCAATCTGACGAGGAGCGTGCTCACATGTTAAAGATCTTTAACTATATCTCAGCAAGAGGTGGTCGTGCGATCTCTCCAGAAGTTACTAACGTACCGGTAGACTTTGAATCATTCAGAGGTGTATTTGAACAAACATTAGAGCAAGAGATGTTTGTGACGGAGCAATTTAACAAAATTGCTGATAAGTGTATGAAAGCGAAAGACTTCGTAACTTTCAACTTTATTCAATGGTTCCTAGAGGAACAAGTTGAAGAAGAGTATGTTGCACGTCGTATTCTTGAATTATTCGATGTGATCGGAGAAGAAGGAACAGGAAGATGGGAAATTGATCGCCATCTAGTGAAAGTAACATTCGACGGTGAATAA
- a CDS encoding HPF/RaiA family ribosome-associated protein yields the protein MNITVQSIKFNADQKLIEFIKKRSEKLNQFLDNIIEGACYLRLENVDDEANKVVELKFNVPGNQLFAKAQAKTFEEATDIAIESIRRQINKHKTKTRTNLSNHKEILNQEEEF from the coding sequence ATGAACATTACAGTGCAATCTATTAAATTTAATGCAGACCAAAAGTTAATTGAGTTCATTAAGAAGAGATCAGAGAAGTTAAATCAGTTTTTGGACAACATTATTGAGGGCGCATGTTATTTGCGTTTAGAGAATGTTGATGATGAAGCAAACAAGGTAGTGGAACTAAAGTTCAATGTGCCGGGTAACCAGTTGTTCGCTAAAGCACAAGCAAAGACTTTCGAGGAAGCTACAGATATCGCTATCGAATCGATCCGACGACAGATTAATAAGCACAAAACAAAGACCCGAACAAACTTAAGTAACCACAAAGAAATATTAAATCAAGAAGAAGAATTCTAA
- a CDS encoding tyrosine-type recombinase/integrase: protein MYKESFISYLRFEKHYSVHTLTAYEKEIDQFLAFVDQESYTFDAIDFKFLRYYFSTLRESKKEARSINRSISALKSYYKYMLREGLVDRNPMSLIKALKVPQKLPTVVEKEKMVSLLDQMDAEVSSFEDLRDFIVLELLFGTGIRVSELVTIKDIDVDFYNKKILIFGKRSKERFAPINNTLLEELKRYMLEKKQQNFQNIIPELVVTKEGKPAYRELIYRIVKRYLSMITSQKKRSPHVLRHTFATALLDNGADLNAIKELLGHAGLSATQIYTHNSAERLKSIYKQAHPKA from the coding sequence ATGTATAAAGAAAGTTTTATATCATATCTTAGATTTGAAAAGCATTATTCGGTGCATACCTTGACCGCCTATGAGAAGGAAATAGATCAATTTCTAGCTTTCGTGGATCAAGAGTCTTATACCTTTGACGCTATCGATTTCAAATTTCTCCGTTATTATTTTTCAACACTAAGAGAGTCCAAGAAGGAAGCTCGATCAATTAACCGTTCCATCTCGGCATTGAAGTCGTATTATAAATATATGCTTCGCGAAGGTTTAGTAGACCGAAACCCAATGTCTTTAATTAAAGCATTGAAAGTGCCGCAGAAACTACCAACTGTCGTGGAAAAAGAGAAAATGGTTAGCTTGTTGGACCAAATGGACGCTGAGGTGAGCAGTTTCGAAGATTTGCGCGATTTTATTGTGTTAGAGCTGCTTTTTGGCACCGGCATCCGTGTCTCGGAATTAGTAACGATCAAAGATATCGATGTTGATTTTTATAATAAAAAAATACTTATATTCGGAAAAAGGAGCAAAGAGCGTTTTGCACCTATCAACAACACTTTACTAGAAGAACTAAAAAGGTACATGTTGGAAAAAAAACAACAGAACTTTCAAAACATTATACCAGAATTAGTCGTTACCAAAGAAGGAAAGCCTGCGTATCGGGAGCTCATTTACAGAATTGTTAAAAGGTATCTCAGTATGATCACTTCACAGAAGAAAAGAAGTCCTCATGTTCTGCGACATACCTTTGCAACAGCGCTCTTAGATAATGGGGCAGATTTGAATGCAATTAAAGAGTTATTAGGTCACGCTGGGTTGTCGGCGACACAAATATATACCCATAACTCAGCTGAACGTTTGAAATCAATTTATAAACAAGCCCATCCAAAGGCTTAA
- the fbaA gene encoding class II fructose-bisphosphate aldolase has protein sequence MSLKDFKGVLTGDQVQELFEIAKREKFALPAVNVIGTDSINAVMETAKKVNSPVIIQLSNGGAQFYAGKSLNNDGLQACILGAVSAAQHVHLLAEHYGVAVILHTDHAAKKLLPWIDGLLDAGEKFYAQHGKPLFSSHMLDLSEEPIEENIEISKKYLERMKPLGMTVEIELGVTGGEEDGVDNSDVDSSKLYTQPEEVAYAFEELGKVSDKFTVAAAFGNVHGVYKPGNVKLQPVILHNSQEFIREKFNLTAEKPVNFVFHGGSGSSPEEIAEAISYGAIKMNIDTDMQWAFWDGVRAYEAKNRDYLQGQIGNPEGSDAPNKKYYDPRVWLRKGEEAFVTRLTQAFEELNAIDVNSKL, from the coding sequence ATGAGCCTAAAAGATTTCAAAGGTGTTTTAACCGGCGATCAAGTACAGGAGTTATTTGAGATTGCTAAAAGAGAGAAATTTGCTTTACCAGCGGTCAATGTTATTGGTACGGATTCTATCAATGCCGTAATGGAAACAGCGAAAAAAGTTAATTCACCAGTAATTATACAGTTATCAAATGGTGGAGCGCAGTTTTATGCAGGTAAATCATTGAACAATGATGGATTGCAAGCTTGCATTTTAGGAGCGGTATCTGCTGCACAGCACGTACATTTATTAGCAGAACACTATGGTGTTGCCGTAATCTTGCATACAGATCACGCTGCTAAGAAGCTTTTGCCATGGATCGATGGTTTATTAGATGCCGGTGAGAAATTTTATGCCCAGCATGGTAAGCCTTTGTTCTCATCTCATATGTTAGATCTTTCTGAGGAACCAATCGAAGAGAATATTGAGATTTCTAAAAAATATTTAGAGCGCATGAAACCACTAGGAATGACTGTGGAAATCGAGTTAGGTGTAACAGGTGGTGAAGAGGATGGCGTGGATAACTCCGATGTGGATAGCTCAAAATTATATACACAACCTGAAGAGGTTGCTTACGCATTTGAAGAATTAGGAAAAGTTTCTGATAAATTCACGGTTGCTGCGGCATTCGGAAATGTACATGGTGTTTATAAACCAGGGAATGTGAAATTACAGCCAGTTATCCTTCATAACTCACAAGAGTTTATTCGTGAGAAATTTAATTTAACAGCAGAGAAGCCAGTGAACTTCGTATTCCACGGCGGTTCAGGTTCATCACCTGAGGAAATTGCTGAGGCAATTTCTTACGGTGCGATCAAAATGAATATCGATACGGATATGCAATGGGCATTCTGGGACGGCGTTCGTGCATACGAAGCGAAGAACCGTGATTACTTGCAAGGACAGATCGGTAACCCAGAGGGATCAGATGCTCCTAACAAGAAATACTACGATCCTCGTGTTTGGTTAAGAAAAGGTGAAGAAGCATTCGTTACGCGTTTAACTCAAGCTTTCGAAGAGTTGAATGCAATTGATGTGAACAGCAAATTATAA
- a CDS encoding ArsC family reductase: protein MLQVYGIKNCNTVKKALDWLNENKKAYVFHDYKKEPATVEKLEEWEKEVAWESLVNKKGTTWRKLSPEEQAKVKDANSANQALLSNNSMIKRPLIESPQGILLGFDEEEYKAKL from the coding sequence ATGTTACAGGTATACGGAATTAAGAATTGCAACACAGTTAAGAAAGCTCTCGACTGGTTAAATGAAAATAAGAAGGCCTATGTCTTTCACGACTATAAGAAAGAACCGGCGACTGTTGAAAAACTGGAAGAGTGGGAAAAAGAAGTAGCTTGGGAGTCCTTAGTGAACAAAAAAGGAACGACCTGGAGAAAACTCAGTCCAGAGGAGCAAGCAAAAGTAAAAGATGCGAATTCAGCGAATCAAGCACTATTATCAAACAACAGTATGATTAAGCGTCCTTTGATTGAATCGCCACAGGGCATTTTACTGGGCTTTGACGAAGAGGAATACAAAGCAAAACTTTAA